Part of the Oscillibacter hominis genome is shown below.
ATGGTGTTTACCGTCTCGGAGATGCCCATGCGGTTTTTAAGAAAGGCGGGGATGAAGGCCCAGATGCCGCCGGCCACAAAAGAGGCGACGATGGACAAGATCACCCGCACCACCCCGGGGGCGGGCAGCCACAGAGCGATGATGGCGGAGACCAAGGCGCCCATATAGAGCTGGCCCTCGCCGCCGATGTTGAAAAAGCCTGTGCTGAACGCCACGGACACGCCCAGTCCCACAAAAATCAGCGGCGTGGCCTTGACCATAATCTCTGCGAAGCCGTTGAGGCTTCCAAAGATGCCGTAGATAAAATAGTAGCCGGCCTCCACAGGGTCCGCCCCGGCGACCAGGATCAGCAGCACTGCAACCACCAGCACCGCCGCCGTCTGCATCCCCAAACGCAGCAGTTTCTTTTTCACGCGTGCACCTCCTCCAGCTTGTGTCCGCCCATCAAAAGGCCGATGGTCTCCACGCTCAGATCCGGCGTGTTTTCCAGAACGCCCATGATTTTGCCGGAAAAAATCACGGCAATGCGGTCAGACATCTTCATGATCTCCTCCAGGTCCGTGGAGATCAGCAGCACGCTTTTGCCGCTGTTGCGGCAGGCGATCAGCTGCTCATGGACATACTCCGAGGCGCCGATGTCCAGTCCCCGGGTGGGCTGCATGGCGATGAGCAGCTGCGGCTCCACGCCGATCTCCCGGGCCAGGATGATCTTCTGCTGGTTGCCGCCGGAGAGGTTGCCCACCCGGGCGGAGAGGCCCGGGGCGCGGACGTCGTACTTCTCCATGGCGGCGGCGGTGGAGGATTCAATCTGGCGGCGCTGGAAGATGCCGTGCTTTGCGTTTGGCGCCGCATAATAGCTGCGCAGCAGCAAATTGTCCTTTACGTCGGCGTCCAGCACCAGGCCATCCCGGTGGCGGTCGTCGGGAATATAGGAGATGCCCATGCGGAAGCGCTCCCGGATGCCGGCCCTTGTGATGTCCTTTCCCTGGTAGAGGATGGAGCCGCCGCTCTGACGGCGGATGCCGCAGATGGCCTCCGCCAGGTAGCCCTGGCCGTTGCCGTCCACACCGGCCACGCCTACGATCTCTCCCCGGCGCACCTCCAGGTCAATGCCGTCCAAAAGAGGCGTGCCCCGGCTGCCGGAGAGGGTCAGGCCGCGGATGTTCAGCGTGGCCTCCCCCGGCTCCATAGCCGTCCGCTCCACCGTGTCCGTGTGGAGCTCACGGCCGATCATCATCTGGGAAAGCTGGGACTCGGTGCACGCGCCGGTCTCCACCGTGGCCACGTTCCGCCCGTCCCGCAGCACCGTGATTCGGTCGCTGACCTCCATAATCTCCGCCAGGTGGTGGGAGATCAGGATGATGCTGTGGCCGTCCGCCTTCAATGAGCGCAAAATGGCGAACAGCTCCCGGGCCTCCTGCGGGGTCAGCACGGCGGTGGGCTCGTCCAGCACCAGGAGCTTGGCGTTCCGGTAGAGGGCCTTGAGAATCTCCACCCGCTGCTGCTCGCCCACGGACAGCTGTTCGATCTTCTTGTTCACATCCACGATCAGTCCATAGCGCTGGGATACCTCGCTGAGCTGAGCCGCGATCTTCTTTGTATCCAGGAAGGGGTACCCCTCCGGCTTGAGGCCCAGGACGATGTTCTGCAGCACCGTCATGTTCTGCACCAGCATGAAGTGCTGGTGCACCATGCCGATTCCGTGTAGGATGGCCTCCCCCGGCGTGCGGAACCGCACCGGCTCCCCTTTCCAGAAAATCTCCCCCCGGTCCGCCTGGTACAGCCCGAACAGGATGTTCATCAGCGTGGTCTTACCCGCGCCGTTTTCTCCTAACAAGGCGTGGATCTGCCCTTCCTCCACGGTCAAATCCACGTCCGCATTGGCGATCACACCGGGAAACTCCTTGGTGATGCCCTTCATCTTCA
Proteins encoded:
- a CDS encoding ABC transporter ATP-binding protein, producing MELLKMKGITKEFPGVIANADVDLTVEEGQIHALLGENGAGKTTLMNILFGLYQADRGEIFWKGEPVRFRTPGEAILHGIGMVHQHFMLVQNMTVLQNIVLGLKPEGYPFLDTKKIAAQLSEVSQRYGLIVDVNKKIEQLSVGEQQRVEILKALYRNAKLLVLDEPTAVLTPQEARELFAILRSLKADGHSIILISHHLAEIMEVSDRITVLRDGRNVATVETGACTESQLSQMMIGRELHTDTVERTAMEPGEATLNIRGLTLSGSRGTPLLDGIDLEVRRGEIVGVAGVDGNGQGYLAEAICGIRRQSGGSILYQGKDITRAGIRERFRMGISYIPDDRHRDGLVLDADVKDNLLLRSYYAAPNAKHGIFQRRQIESSTAAAMEKYDVRAPGLSARVGNLSGGNQQKIILAREIGVEPQLLIAMQPTRGLDIGASEYVHEQLIACRNSGKSVLLISTDLEEIMKMSDRIAVIFSGKIMGVLENTPDLSVETIGLLMGGHKLEEVHA